The sequence GAGCCCCGCGCCGCCAAGCTCGAAGGCGCCATCACCGGCCGCGCGCTCTATGATGGCCGCCTCGACCCCCGTGCCGCGCTGGCGCTGGTGGCGGGGCTGCCGGCATGAGCGCGGCGGGCGCGACATCAAGCGGGGATTCCATGCTCAAGGTCCGCGTCATCCCCTGCCTCGACGTGAAGGACGGGCGCGTCGTCAAAGGCGTCAAATTCGTCGACCTGCGCGACGCCGGCGATCCCGTCGAGGCGGCCAAGGCCTATGATGCCGCCGGCGCGGACGAATTGTGCTTCCTCGACATCACCGCCAGCGTCGAGGCCCGCTCGACGCTGATCGACGTGGTGAGCCGCACCGCCGAGCAGTGCTTCATGCCGCTCACCGTCGGCGGGGGCGTGCGCACGGTGGAGGACATTCGCGCCCTGCTCAACGCCGGCGCCGACAAGGTGTCGATCAACACCGCCGCCGTGAACCGGCGGGAGTTCGTGCGCGAGGCGGCCGCGAAATTCGGCGAGCAGTGCATCGTCGTCGCCATCGACGCCAAGAAAGTGTCGGGGATGAGCGAGCCGGACCGCTGGGAGATCTTCACCCATGGCGGGCGCAACCGCACCGGCCTCGACGCGGTGGAATACGCCCGCGAGGTGGTGGCGCTGGGGGCCGGCGAGATCCTGCTGACCTCGATGGACCGCGACGGCACCGGCGAGGGCTTCGACCTCGCGCTCACCCGCGCCATCTCGGATGCGGTCGTGGTGCC comes from Ancylobacter sp. TS-1 and encodes:
- the hisF gene encoding imidazole glycerol phosphate synthase subunit HisF, whose translation is MLKVRVIPCLDVKDGRVVKGVKFVDLRDAGDPVEAAKAYDAAGADELCFLDITASVEARSTLIDVVSRTAEQCFMPLTVGGGVRTVEDIRALLNAGADKVSINTAAVNRREFVREAAAKFGEQCIVVAIDAKKVSGMSEPDRWEIFTHGGRNRTGLDAVEYAREVVALGAGEILLTSMDRDGTGEGFDLALTRAISDAVVVPVIASGGVGTLDHLVDGIAKGGASAVLAASIFHFGTFTIGEAKQRLADAGLPVRLNGGDF